The Geobacter sp. AOG2 genome includes a window with the following:
- a CDS encoding GerMN domain-containing protein: MKKINLLIPILLTALLSAGCTKKQAPPPPQPARISATAAYEKYFGPAPTTDKGTCFAFVIYFPSAREAGKVVPFPFFTFDEASIRKVAVERLLSGMDVGSYRGEFLQPFPAGTRIVSMDEAQGTVTVTLSRAMQDKAAEPAARAIALTLRQFKGIAAVRIKVEGVERPLDVQADESVVLPPGPPRLLSVTAVKDKGAKAVGEVNAFFDRPVEITSLNIMDNAGKPFEGDVYHSVFDMAAVMKPRQPERFTAGMPVRVRWDVRDKLGRTAQGTDTLPLEVREHVE, from the coding sequence ATGAAAAAGATCAACCTGCTCATCCCGATTCTTCTCACCGCCCTGCTGTCCGCCGGTTGCACGAAGAAGCAGGCGCCTCCGCCGCCTCAACCGGCCAGGATCTCGGCGACAGCCGCCTACGAAAAGTATTTCGGCCCGGCTCCGACCACGGACAAGGGGACCTGCTTCGCCTTCGTGATCTACTTCCCGTCGGCCAGGGAGGCGGGCAAGGTGGTGCCGTTCCCCTTCTTCACCTTTGACGAGGCCAGCATCAGGAAGGTGGCCGTCGAACGTCTGCTGAGCGGCATGGACGTCGGCAGCTACAGGGGCGAATTTCTCCAACCGTTTCCGGCCGGAACCCGCATTGTGTCCATGGACGAAGCCCAGGGCACGGTGACGGTGACCCTGAGCCGCGCCATGCAGGATAAGGCCGCGGAACCGGCGGCGCGGGCCATTGCCCTGACCCTTCGCCAGTTCAAGGGGATAGCCGCCGTCCGGATCAAGGTGGAAGGCGTCGAGCGGCCGTTGGACGTTCAGGCCGATGAAAGCGTCGTACTGCCCCCCGGTCCGCCCCGCCTGCTGAGCGTCACGGCCGTCAAAGACAAGGGGGCCAAGGCTGTCGGAGAGGTGAACGCCTTTTTCGACCGCCCGGTGGAAATAACGTCGCTGAACATCATGGACAACGCGGGAAAACCCTTCGAGGGCGACGTGTACCACTCGGTCTTCGACATGGCGGCCGTAATGAAGCCGCGGCAGCCGGAACGCTTCACCGCCGGGATGCCGGTCCGGGTACGCTGGGACGTGAGGGACAAACTCGGCCGCACGGCCCAGGGTACCGACACCCTTCCCCTGGAGGTCAGGGAACATGTCGAATAA
- a CDS encoding efflux RND transporter permease subunit, which yields MIEKIIEYSARNRVIVLMIFALIIALGVWSVYKTPVDAIPDLSDNQVIVFTDYPGRSPQVVEDQVTYPLAVNLQGLPQVKAVRASSAFGFSMIYVIFEDKADIYWARTRVLERLNYAASLLPAGVVPTLGPDGTGVGHVFWYTVEGKGYDLEQLRTLQDWFVRYQLNTVQGVAEVASIGGYVREYQIDLDPNKLFAYNMKIGQVMEAVKRSNNDVGGRLIEQADAEYLIRGQGYVKSVADLENIVVGADMRGTPIYVRNLGTVQMGGAIRRGLLDENGQGEAVGGIVVMRYGENAKDVIDRVKEKITALEKGLPPGVTIKVAYDRSDLIERAIETLKRALTEESIVVSLVILVFLLHFQSALVIVLTLPIAVLISFITMKLMGVTSNIMSLGGIAIAIGVLVDAGVIMVENCYRHLSELPPEERKERHLEVIITSAKQVGRAIFFSLAIIVLSFVPVFLLEGQEGKLFHPLAFTKTFSMMGSAMIAITLVPVLMYYFMRGKMPPESANPVSSFFIRLYSPVIRWVLKWKKTTIALNLVALGIAIPLFMHMGSEFMPPLDEGSLLYMPVTLPNVSITEAKRLIQVQDTIIKSVPEVENVLGKVGRAETSTDPAPVSMFETIIILKPKDQWRPGVKKADIVAELDAKLQIPGVRNGWTQPIINRINMLSTGVRTDLGVKIFGSDLNVLKSLAVQAEGILKTVPGAADVVAERVTGGNYIDIDVDREAAARYGISVGDIQDVIETALGGSALSTTVEGRNRFPIRIRYERDYRDNIPAIRQILVGSADGAQVPLSLVTKLKISTGAPEINSEGGLLRSIVFLNVRGRDMGGFVTQAKEVLEKQLKLPAGYYVAWSGQWENQVRAKARLKMLVPAGMLIIFILLYFTFHSALEASMVMLSVPFALVGGVYLVAALGYNLSVAVWVGFIALYGIAVETGVVMVIYLHEALDRKLINGPCTEQDIYDATFEGAVLRLRPKLMTVAVALLGLVPIMWSTGTGADVMKPIAAPMIGGMISSAVHVLIMTPVIFVLMKKRELRKGTLKYSGMKH from the coding sequence ATGATCGAAAAAATCATCGAATACTCCGCCAGAAACCGCGTCATCGTCCTGATGATCTTTGCCCTGATCATAGCCTTAGGCGTCTGGTCGGTGTACAAGACCCCGGTGGACGCCATCCCGGACCTGTCCGACAACCAGGTGATCGTGTTCACCGACTACCCCGGCCGTTCGCCCCAGGTGGTGGAGGACCAGGTCACCTATCCCCTGGCGGTCAACCTGCAGGGGCTGCCCCAGGTCAAGGCGGTGCGCGCCTCGTCGGCCTTCGGCTTCTCCATGATCTACGTGATCTTCGAGGACAAGGCGGACATCTACTGGGCTCGAACCCGCGTTCTGGAGCGCCTCAACTACGCCGCCTCCCTGCTGCCCGCCGGCGTGGTGCCGACGCTTGGCCCGGACGGCACCGGGGTGGGACATGTGTTCTGGTACACCGTCGAGGGCAAGGGGTACGATCTGGAGCAGTTGCGCACCTTGCAGGACTGGTTCGTGCGCTACCAGTTGAACACCGTTCAGGGGGTGGCCGAGGTCGCTTCCATCGGCGGTTATGTCCGGGAATATCAGATCGATCTGGACCCCAACAAGCTGTTCGCCTACAACATGAAGATCGGCCAGGTGATGGAGGCGGTCAAGCGCTCCAACAACGACGTGGGGGGCAGGCTGATCGAGCAGGCCGACGCCGAATACCTGATACGCGGCCAGGGCTACGTGAAATCCGTGGCCGATCTGGAGAATATCGTGGTCGGGGCCGACATGCGCGGCACCCCGATCTACGTCAGAAACCTGGGCACGGTCCAGATGGGGGGCGCCATCCGGCGCGGCCTGCTGGACGAGAACGGCCAGGGAGAGGCCGTGGGCGGGATCGTGGTCATGCGCTACGGCGAAAACGCCAAGGACGTCATCGACCGGGTCAAGGAGAAGATCACCGCCCTTGAGAAGGGGCTCCCTCCGGGGGTGACGATCAAGGTCGCCTATGACCGCTCCGACCTGATCGAGCGGGCCATAGAGACCCTGAAAAGGGCCCTGACCGAGGAATCCATCGTGGTCTCTCTTGTGATCCTGGTATTCCTGCTCCATTTCCAGAGCGCCCTGGTGATCGTACTGACCCTCCCCATCGCGGTGCTGATCTCGTTCATCACCATGAAGTTGATGGGGGTCACCTCCAACATCATGTCCCTGGGAGGCATCGCCATAGCGATAGGCGTTCTTGTGGACGCCGGTGTCATCATGGTGGAGAACTGCTACCGCCACCTTTCCGAATTGCCCCCGGAGGAGAGGAAGGAGCGGCACCTGGAGGTGATCATTACCTCCGCCAAACAGGTGGGCCGGGCCATCTTCTTTTCCCTGGCCATCATCGTGCTCTCCTTTGTGCCGGTATTCCTGCTGGAAGGACAGGAGGGCAAGCTGTTCCATCCCCTGGCCTTCACCAAGACCTTCTCCATGATGGGCTCGGCCATGATCGCCATCACCCTGGTGCCGGTGCTGATGTACTACTTCATGCGCGGCAAGATGCCGCCCGAGAGCGCCAACCCGGTTTCCTCCTTCTTCATCCGGCTTTACTCGCCGGTCATCCGCTGGGTGCTGAAATGGAAGAAGACCACCATTGCCCTCAACCTGGTGGCGCTGGGGATCGCCATCCCCCTGTTCATGCACATGGGGAGCGAGTTCATGCCGCCTTTGGATGAAGGGTCGCTCCTCTACATGCCGGTCACCCTGCCCAACGTCTCCATCACCGAGGCCAAGCGCCTGATCCAGGTGCAGGACACCATCATCAAGAGCGTTCCCGAGGTGGAGAATGTCCTGGGCAAGGTCGGCCGCGCGGAGACCTCCACCGATCCGGCGCCGGTTTCCATGTTCGAGACCATCATCATCCTCAAGCCCAAGGACCAGTGGCGGCCGGGGGTGAAGAAGGCCGACATCGTGGCCGAACTGGACGCCAAGCTCCAGATCCCCGGCGTGCGCAACGGTTGGACCCAGCCGATCATCAACCGCATCAACATGCTCTCCACCGGGGTGCGCACCGACCTGGGGGTCAAGATCTTCGGCTCCGACCTGAACGTACTGAAAAGCCTGGCCGTGCAGGCCGAGGGGATACTGAAGACCGTGCCCGGTGCGGCGGACGTGGTGGCCGAGCGGGTCACCGGCGGCAACTACATCGATATCGACGTGGACCGGGAGGCGGCGGCCCGGTACGGCATCAGCGTGGGCGACATTCAGGACGTGATCGAGACCGCCTTGGGAGGGTCGGCACTTTCTACCACGGTTGAAGGAAGGAACCGCTTCCCGATCCGTATCCGCTACGAGCGTGATTACCGCGACAATATCCCGGCCATCCGCCAGATCCTGGTGGGGAGTGCCGACGGCGCCCAGGTGCCGCTGTCGCTGGTGACCAAGCTCAAGATTTCCACCGGTGCGCCGGAGATCAACAGCGAAGGGGGGCTGCTGCGCTCCATCGTCTTCCTCAACGTGCGCGGCCGCGATATGGGCGGCTTCGTCACCCAGGCCAAGGAGGTACTGGAAAAGCAGCTCAAGCTCCCCGCCGGCTACTACGTGGCCTGGTCCGGCCAGTGGGAGAACCAGGTGCGAGCCAAGGCCCGCCTGAAGATGCTGGTGCCGGCCGGCATGCTGATCATCTTCATCCTGCTCTACTTCACCTTCCACTCGGCCCTGGAGGCCAGCATGGTCATGCTCTCGGTCCCCTTTGCCCTGGTGGGCGGGGTTTACCTGGTGGCGGCCCTGGGGTACAACCTGTCGGTGGCGGTGTGGGTCGGCTTCATCGCCCTCTACGGCATCGCCGTGGAGACCGGGGTGGTGATGGTGATCTACCTGCACGAGGCCCTGGACCGGAAACTGATCAACGGTCCCTGCACGGAGCAGGACATCTACGACGCCACCTTCGAGGGCGCCGTGCTCCGCCTGCGGCCCAAGCTCATGACCGTGGCCGTGGCGCTTTTGGGCCTGGTGCCGATCATGTGGTCCACCGGCACCGGGGCCGACGTGATGAAACCGATCGCCGCCCCCATGATCGGCGGCATGATCTCCTCGGCAGTGCATGTGCTGATCATGACGCCGGTGATCTTCGTGCTGATGAAGAAGAGGGAGCTTCGGAAGGGGACACTCAAATACAGCGGTATGAAGCATTGA
- a CDS encoding efflux RND transporter periplasmic adaptor subunit → MALNKKITLPLTLLVLAIVVASWLYKSGKLNKVNGWTKSDGTAKQEMSAKPLYTCPMHPFIIKDKPGVCPICGMELIKKINDAQAATTQTAAEKKQAAMLGNVSISPTQRVMANVATMEVRLEDMNKEINAVGIVQYDQTRQAKVTAWIAGRIDKLNVSEVGAYVGKNRPVAEVYSPDLLSSQQEYLLAVKSRGQLKNSPIPAISQNGEGLVQSAKQRLMLYGVKESQIAELERAGKPNIRLPIYTPLSGVVIDKMVQQGQYVNTGDVLFNIADLSRVWVEVEVYENEFPNIKIGQRVEIQSQSFPGKPFSGRIAFIYPFLDPKTRTVKARVEMANPGMKLKPDMFVRASIKVGLGKAIVVPVTAVMDTGKRQVAWVETSPGMFEPRDVQLGQRTDDRVQVISGLKPGDKVAVSGAYLIDSESQLKGNGGGSEAMPGMKMDDKKPAPTTPAPAPAKKDSLKMDDMKM, encoded by the coding sequence ATGGCCCTGAACAAGAAGATTACCCTCCCCCTGACCCTTCTGGTACTTGCCATCGTCGTCGCCAGCTGGCTGTACAAAAGCGGCAAGCTGAACAAGGTGAACGGCTGGACCAAAAGCGACGGCACGGCCAAACAGGAGATGAGCGCCAAACCGCTGTACACCTGCCCCATGCACCCCTTCATCATCAAGGACAAGCCGGGGGTTTGCCCGATTTGCGGCATGGAGTTGATCAAGAAGATCAACGACGCCCAGGCCGCCACCACCCAGACCGCGGCGGAGAAGAAGCAGGCCGCGATGCTCGGCAATGTCTCCATTTCGCCGACCCAGCGGGTGATGGCCAACGTGGCCACGATGGAGGTGAGGCTGGAAGATATGAACAAGGAGATCAACGCCGTGGGCATCGTGCAGTACGACCAGACGCGCCAGGCCAAGGTAACGGCCTGGATCGCCGGACGCATCGACAAGCTCAACGTCAGCGAGGTCGGCGCCTACGTCGGCAAAAACAGGCCGGTGGCCGAAGTCTATTCTCCCGATCTCCTGTCGTCCCAGCAGGAATACCTGCTGGCGGTGAAGAGCCGCGGCCAGTTGAAGAACTCGCCGATCCCCGCCATCTCCCAGAACGGCGAGGGACTGGTGCAGTCGGCCAAGCAGCGCCTGATGCTGTACGGGGTCAAGGAGAGCCAGATAGCGGAACTGGAAAGGGCCGGCAAGCCCAACATCCGCCTGCCGATCTACACGCCCCTGTCGGGGGTGGTCATCGACAAGATGGTCCAGCAGGGGCAGTACGTCAATACCGGCGACGTGTTGTTCAATATCGCCGACCTCTCCAGGGTATGGGTCGAGGTCGAGGTCTACGAGAACGAATTCCCCAACATAAAGATCGGGCAGAGGGTGGAGATCCAGTCCCAGTCCTTCCCCGGCAAGCCCTTCAGCGGCAGGATCGCCTTCATCTATCCCTTCCTCGATCCCAAGACCAGGACGGTCAAGGCCCGGGTGGAGATGGCCAACCCCGGCATGAAGCTCAAACCCGACATGTTCGTGCGGGCGTCGATCAAGGTGGGGTTGGGCAAGGCCATCGTCGTGCCGGTCACGGCGGTGATGGATACGGGTAAGCGTCAGGTGGCCTGGGTCGAGACCTCTCCCGGCATGTTCGAACCGCGGGACGTGCAGTTGGGCCAGCGCACCGACGACCGGGTGCAGGTCATCTCCGGCCTCAAACCGGGGGACAAGGTGGCGGTCTCCGGTGCCTACCTGATCGACTCGGAGTCGCAGCTCAAGGGAAATGGCGGCGGCTCGGAAGCCATGCCCGGCATGAAGATGGACGACAAGAAACCGGCGCCAACGACACCGGCCCCGGCACCGGCAAAGAAGGATTCGCTGAAGATGGACGATATGAAGATGTGA
- a CDS encoding TolC family protein: MKTRIALLALLATAMLPAGFSRAGETKPAENLPELVNTALANNPDLKSSEARWTMFKNRIAQAGSLDDPMLMLKIQNGVVNDPLNFSKEAMTGKVIGLSQQIPFWGKRGLKEEMAQKDAESYRWQVEERKLELARMVKETWYEIYFTDKSLEIVDKNIHILDDFITIAETRYSVGQGTQQDVFKSQVERSKLLDMRISLEQQRTSLEAALNALLARPAETPVGKIPDFEIRPVTLSAESLRKTANDNRPMIKSLKALIDKGEAGRKLARKESYPDFNVSMEYMQRDPAMGSDGADMYSLGVTFNLPLRRERRHAMVAEANSATNMAGQDLNSLKNSIDAGISDLIAKLDKRRKLANLYKSGIIPQADQSLESAIIGYKVGKVDFLTLLDSRTTLFNYERDYYESLAEYQIRMAQLEAMVGVELSNK, encoded by the coding sequence ATGAAAACCCGCATCGCCCTTCTTGCCCTGCTCGCCACCGCCATGCTTCCGGCGGGCTTCAGCCGCGCCGGGGAGACCAAACCGGCGGAAAATCTCCCTGAACTGGTGAACACCGCCCTGGCGAACAACCCCGACCTGAAGTCCTCCGAAGCACGCTGGACGATGTTCAAAAACCGCATCGCCCAGGCAGGTTCCCTGGACGACCCAATGCTGATGCTCAAGATCCAGAACGGCGTGGTGAACGACCCCCTCAATTTCAGCAAGGAGGCCATGACCGGCAAGGTGATCGGGCTTTCCCAGCAGATTCCGTTCTGGGGCAAGCGGGGACTGAAGGAAGAGATGGCGCAGAAGGATGCCGAGTCGTACCGCTGGCAGGTTGAGGAACGGAAACTGGAACTGGCCCGCATGGTGAAGGAGACCTGGTATGAGATCTACTTCACCGACAAGTCCCTGGAGATTGTGGACAAAAATATCCACATACTCGACGATTTCATTACCATTGCCGAAACCAGGTACTCCGTCGGCCAGGGTACGCAGCAGGACGTTTTCAAGTCCCAGGTCGAGCGTTCCAAACTACTGGACATGAGGATCTCCCTGGAACAACAGCGCACGAGCCTTGAGGCGGCCCTCAACGCCCTGCTCGCGCGTCCGGCGGAAACCCCGGTGGGCAAAATCCCCGACTTCGAGATCAGGCCGGTGACCCTTTCGGCCGAGTCGTTGCGGAAGACGGCCAATGACAACCGCCCCATGATCAAGAGCCTGAAGGCGCTCATCGACAAGGGAGAAGCGGGACGCAAGCTGGCCCGAAAGGAGTCGTATCCCGATTTCAACGTCTCCATGGAATACATGCAGCGCGATCCGGCCATGGGCAGCGACGGGGCCGATATGTACAGCCTCGGCGTCACCTTCAACCTGCCGCTGCGGCGGGAGCGGCGCCACGCCATGGTGGCGGAAGCGAATTCCGCAACCAACATGGCCGGCCAGGACTTGAACAGCCTTAAAAACAGCATCGATGCCGGCATCTCCGACCTGATCGCAAAACTCGACAAGCGCCGCAAACTGGCGAACCTCTACAAGAGCGGCATCATCCCCCAGGCGGACCAGTCCCTGGAATCGGCGATCATCGGCTACAAGGTCGGCAAGGTGGATTTTCTGACCCTGCTGGACAGCCGGACCACCTTGTTCAATTACGAGCGGGACTATTACGAATCACTGGCCGAGTACCAGATACGGATGGCGCAGCTCGAGGCGATGGTCGGCGTGGAGTTGTCGAACAAATAG
- a CDS encoding sigma-54 dependent transcriptional regulator has translation MKPKILIIDDDTSLRRVLEYNLQEAGYQIVAAASGEEGLRLFGEEAPALVITDMKMPGMDGLQVLKAVKERSPETLVMIITAFGTVDIAVEAMKLGAYDYITKPFNRDELRLTVGKALQFTGLAAENKRLKNQLADRSDFRTIVGASRQMERVFDIVRKVADSEAAVLITGESGTGKELVARSIHAHSGRRDAPFVAINCAAIPRDLLESELFGHVKGSFTGAVKDKTGRFQLAEGGTLFLDEVGELPLELQPKLLRALQEKVVEPVGGTTAHKLDVRLVAATNLDMEKALGEGTFREDLYYRLSVIPIHLPPLRERPDDIPLLLRYFCAKHGSPQVGFDRPALDTLVNYGWPGNVRELENTVERLLIMRNGDTITHEDLPDKIRFGNGAPSGAAAVINLPPDGYSLEQLEHEVVVAALERNHWNQTAAARFLRIPRHTLIYRMEKYGIIPPEK, from the coding sequence ATGAAACCCAAAATCCTCATCATCGACGACGACACCTCGCTCCGGCGGGTGCTGGAATACAACCTCCAGGAGGCCGGCTACCAGATAGTTGCCGCGGCCAGCGGCGAGGAGGGGTTGCGGCTGTTCGGGGAGGAAGCGCCCGCCCTGGTCATCACCGACATGAAGATGCCCGGCATGGACGGGCTCCAGGTGTTGAAGGCCGTCAAGGAGCGGTCGCCCGAGACCCTGGTGATGATCATCACCGCCTTCGGCACCGTGGATATCGCGGTGGAGGCCATGAAACTGGGGGCCTACGACTACATCACCAAGCCGTTCAACCGGGACGAACTCCGGCTGACCGTGGGCAAGGCCCTGCAATTCACCGGCCTGGCCGCCGAGAACAAGCGCCTGAAGAACCAACTTGCCGACCGTTCCGACTTCCGCACCATCGTGGGTGCCTCGCGGCAGATGGAGCGGGTCTTCGACATCGTCCGCAAGGTGGCCGACAGCGAGGCGGCGGTGCTGATCACCGGCGAATCGGGCACCGGCAAGGAGTTGGTGGCCCGCTCGATCCACGCCCACAGCGGACGCAGGGATGCGCCTTTCGTCGCCATCAACTGTGCCGCCATCCCCCGCGACCTTCTGGAGAGCGAGCTGTTCGGCCACGTCAAGGGGTCCTTCACCGGGGCGGTGAAGGACAAGACCGGCAGGTTCCAACTGGCCGAGGGGGGCACCCTGTTCCTGGACGAGGTTGGGGAGTTGCCCCTGGAATTGCAGCCCAAGCTGCTCCGGGCCTTGCAGGAGAAGGTCGTGGAGCCGGTGGGAGGGACCACGGCCCACAAGCTGGACGTGCGCCTGGTGGCCGCCACCAACCTGGACATGGAAAAAGCGCTGGGCGAGGGCACCTTCCGGGAAGACCTGTACTACCGGCTTTCGGTTATCCCGATCCACCTCCCCCCCCTGCGGGAACGGCCGGACGACATACCGCTCCTGCTCCGCTATTTCTGCGCCAAGCACGGCAGCCCCCAGGTCGGCTTCGACCGCCCGGCACTGGATACGCTGGTGAACTACGGCTGGCCCGGCAACGTACGGGAACTGGAGAACACGGTGGAACGCCTCCTGATCATGCGCAACGGGGATACCATCACGCACGAGGACCTGCCGGACAAGATCCGCTTCGGGAACGGCGCGCCATCCGGGGCAGCGGCGGTGATCAACCTCCCCCCCGATGGCTATTCCCTTGAACAGTTGGAGCACGAGGTGGTGGTGGCGGCCCTGGAGCGCAACCACTGGAATCAGACCGCCGCGGCCCGTTTTCTGCGCATCCCGCGCCATACCCTCATCTACCGCATGGAGAAATACGGCATCATCCCGCCGGAAAAATAG
- a CDS encoding nitrogen regulation protein NR(II), which yields MKSTILRIGLLGLSILGISLLHYLTPLHLHYLHDIFQRFYYLPIILAALWFGFRGGLLCSLTVSLVYAPHILFQWGGGLTLEMEKYLEIVMYNVVGGVTGLLAQRERTRSLELQRTARGLEESYNKLQAQSQRIMTVEEQLRRAERLSTMGEMAAVLAHEIRNPLGSIRGTAEILRDDYRPGDPKHEFIEIQIKETERLNRVVEEFLRMARPQPAEMRHCSLREELETIATLAANDARARKIKLTLEPPAADIFVNADGEKLRQAFLNIVINALQATPEGGTITIATQKTDSLYEIRFSDSGPGIAASALARVFEPFFTTKPDGTGLGLAITKKIIEAHGGMLEMESEVGKGTTVIVRLPAM from the coding sequence ATGAAATCAACCATCCTGCGCATCGGCCTTTTGGGCCTCTCCATCCTTGGCATCAGCCTGCTCCACTACCTGACCCCGCTGCACCTCCACTATCTGCACGACATCTTTCAGCGGTTCTACTACCTGCCGATCATCCTGGCCGCGCTCTGGTTCGGTTTCCGGGGCGGCTTGCTCTGTTCCCTGACGGTCAGTCTGGTGTACGCGCCTCACATCCTCTTCCAGTGGGGCGGCGGTCTGACCCTGGAGATGGAGAAGTACCTGGAGATCGTCATGTATAATGTGGTGGGAGGCGTCACGGGGCTCCTGGCGCAGCGGGAGCGCACCCGAAGCCTGGAACTCCAGCGGACCGCCCGAGGGCTGGAGGAATCCTACAACAAGCTGCAAGCCCAGTCGCAGCGGATCATGACCGTCGAGGAGCAGTTGCGCCGGGCGGAGCGGCTCTCCACCATGGGGGAGATGGCGGCGGTGCTGGCTCACGAGATCAGGAACCCCCTGGGCTCCATCCGCGGCACGGCCGAGATCCTGCGGGACGACTACCGGCCCGGCGACCCCAAGCACGAGTTCATCGAGATCCAGATCAAGGAGACCGAGCGGCTGAACCGGGTGGTGGAGGAATTCCTGCGCATGGCCCGCCCCCAACCGGCGGAGATGCGGCACTGTTCCCTGCGGGAAGAGCTGGAGACCATCGCCACCCTCGCCGCCAACGATGCCAGAGCCCGCAAGATCAAGCTCACCCTGGAGCCGCCCGCCGCCGATATCTTCGTCAACGCCGACGGCGAAAAGCTGCGCCAGGCCTTCCTGAATATCGTCATCAACGCCCTGCAGGCCACGCCGGAGGGGGGCACCATTACCATCGCCACCCAAAAGACGGACTCCCTGTACGAGATCCGCTTCAGCGACAGCGGTCCGGGGATAGCGGCCAGTGCCCTGGCCCGAGTCTTCGAGCCGTTCTTCACCACCAAGCCGGACGGCACCGGTCTGGGCCTGGCCATAACGAAAAAGATCATCGAGGCCCATGGCGGCATGCTGGAGATGGAGAGCGAGGTTGGTAAAGGGACGACGGTTATTGTCAGGCTGCCGGCGATGTAG
- a CDS encoding heavy-metal-associated domain-containing protein, with product MKNSIINTTLILTAILFLAALAVRVRTGATADSVAVLKTAGMTCGSCADKICEVLQGVRGVASTQVDLDGGRVIVGYDTKAVKPEILAENVKKAGFDSTVQQVVTPDRYRQMTGKDFGTAGAARSGGCIWCESGTKPE from the coding sequence ATGAAAAACAGCATCATAAATACGACCCTCATCTTGACCGCCATACTGTTCCTTGCGGCCCTGGCGGTACGTGTCAGGACCGGGGCAACCGCCGACTCGGTGGCCGTCCTGAAGACGGCGGGCATGACCTGCGGAAGCTGCGCAGACAAGATCTGTGAAGTGTTGCAGGGTGTCCGGGGGGTTGCCTCGACCCAGGTGGACCTGGACGGCGGGCGGGTCATCGTCGGGTACGACACCAAAGCGGTCAAACCGGAGATATTGGCGGAGAATGTTAAAAAGGCCGGATTCGACAGCACCGTGCAGCAGGTGGTGACGCCGGATCGATACCGGCAGATGACCGGCAAGGATTTCGGCACGGCTGGCGCAGCCCGGTCAGGCGGTTGCATCTGGTGCGAATCGGGTACGAAACCCGAATAG
- a CDS encoding cytochrome c biogenesis protein ResB, with protein sequence MTTNQRGFLNSLWNFFCSLTLTMFLLITLAITSIIGTIVPQGPPPQEYLQQISPFKFKLYQALGFFDMYHSWWFILLLYLLTVNLVACSIKRLPHIWKIITRPVTILDNGLERSLANVVSFKAHGAPEKLQEQVAAFLAAEFAAPVATERDGARHLFAQKTPWCRLSVYFVHLSVIVIFIGAIVGSFFGYKGFVNIMEGDSISKVTTRSGKDIPLGFSVRCEKFSVSLYDSGAPKEFKSVLTVLENGKPVPGYEHKSVIVNDPLTYKGITFYQSSYGNAGECRFLVTDLDGKNAVPVTVPADGSVTLPDGSSMHVLETTPDIAPYSPGLSGPAAHLEIHTSDGRSERVVVYANHPELNLAHAKEHGKGPVFYFKGEEKRMYTGLQVAKDPGVGIVWLGCLLMVVGIFAAFFLSHRRVWVRIQQGTVTMGGNASKNQAAFQQVFEQLAQKLKTECSGEKR encoded by the coding sequence GTGACAACCAATCAGCGTGGTTTTCTGAACTCACTATGGAATTTTTTCTGTTCCCTGACGCTTACCATGTTCCTGCTCATCACCCTGGCGATCACCTCGATCATCGGGACGATCGTCCCTCAGGGCCCGCCGCCCCAGGAGTATCTGCAGCAGATAAGCCCCTTTAAATTCAAGCTGTACCAGGCACTGGGCTTCTTCGACATGTATCATTCCTGGTGGTTCATCCTGCTGCTCTACCTGCTGACGGTCAATCTGGTCGCCTGTTCCATCAAGCGCCTGCCCCACATCTGGAAGATCATCACCCGGCCGGTGACGATACTGGACAACGGGCTGGAGAGGTCGCTTGCCAACGTGGTCTCCTTCAAGGCTCACGGCGCCCCGGAGAAACTTCAGGAGCAGGTGGCGGCCTTTCTTGCGGCCGAGTTCGCCGCGCCGGTGGCGACGGAGCGTGACGGCGCCCGGCACCTGTTCGCCCAGAAAACCCCCTGGTGCCGCCTTTCGGTCTACTTCGTCCATCTGAGCGTCATCGTCATCTTTATCGGCGCCATCGTGGGCTCGTTCTTCGGCTATAAGGGCTTCGTCAATATCATGGAGGGCGACAGCATCTCCAAGGTGACGACCCGCTCGGGCAAGGATATCCCCCTCGGCTTCTCGGTGCGTTGCGAGAAGTTCAGCGTCTCCCTGTACGACAGCGGCGCACCCAAGGAGTTCAAGAGCGTCCTGACCGTGCTGGAGAACGGCAAGCCGGTGCCGGGTTACGAGCACAAGTCGGTCATCGTCAACGATCCGCTGACCTACAAGGGGATCACCTTTTACCAGTCCAGTTACGGTAATGCCGGAGAATGCCGTTTTCTGGTCACCGACCTGGACGGCAAGAACGCCGTCCCGGTGACGGTGCCCGCCGACGGCTCGGTGACCTTGCCAGACGGCAGCAGCATGCATGTGCTTGAGACCACCCCGGACATCGCCCCCTATTCCCCCGGCCTCTCCGGCCCGGCGGCTCACCTGGAGATTCACACCTCCGATGGCCGTTCGGAGCGGGTGGTCGTCTACGCCAATCACCCCGAGTTGAACCTCGCCCATGCCAAGGAGCACGGCAAGGGTCCGGTCTTCTACTTCAAGGGCGAAGAAAAACGGATGTACACCGGCCTGCAGGTGGCGAAGGACCCGGGTGTCGGGATTGTCTGGCTCGGCTGCCTGCTCATGGTGGTAGGCATCTTTGCCGCATTCTTCCTGTCCCACCGCCGCGTCTGGGTGCGGATTCAGCAGGGGACCGTCACCATGGGCGGCAACGCCAGCAAGAACCAGGCGGCCTTCCAGCAGGTCTTCGAACAACTGGCCCAAAAACTCAAAACGGAATGCTCGGGGGAGAAAAGATAA